The Salvelinus alpinus chromosome 21, SLU_Salpinus.1, whole genome shotgun sequence genome has a segment encoding these proteins:
- the LOC139547954 gene encoding tripartite motif-containing protein 3-like, with the protein MSVAMAKRETDSTSPVVRQIDKQFLVCSICLDHYHNPKVLPCLHTFCEKCLQNYIPPQSLTLSCPVCRQTSILPEKGVAALQNNFFITNLMEVLQRDPECSPPEACSVLESVSAAAACQPLSCPNHEGKVMEFYCESCETAMCLECTEGEHREHVTVPLRDVLEQQKAALKTQLDAIRNRLPQLRAAIELVGEISKRLTDRKNEAVTEISSTFEELERALHLRKTTLITDLENICCTKQKVLQAQLSSLLQGKDNIQSCSSFTEQALSHGSATEVLLVQKQMGERVSALARHTYPEQPHENSHLDCQVETEGLRRSIQNLGVLITTGAVGHTSVATGEGLRHTLVGQHTTVTVTTKDKDSELVKTGNAALRAEIVSMDGAVTTETEVVDNKNGTYEVGYTMRSEGEFSFSLLLYDQPVRGSPFRLRAVKPSDVLQSPDDVKRRVKSPSGTGGHIRQKAVRRPSSMYSTTKKKENPIEDELIYRVGTRGRDKAEFTNLQGISTSSNGRIVVADSNNQCIQVFSNDGAFKLRFGVRGRSPGQLQRPTGVTVDMNGDIIVADYDNRWVSIFSSDGKFKSKIGAGRLMGPKGVAVDRNGHIITVDNKACCVFIFQANGKLVTKFGARGTSDRQFTEKSGTNISLEPKLSKSGPAFSPHFVAINNKNEIVVTDFHNHSVKVYSADGEFLFKFGSHGEGNGQFNAPTGVAVDANGNIIVADWGNSRIQVFDSSGSFLSYINTTADPLYGPQGLSLTSDGHVAVADSGNHCFKVYRYLQ; encoded by the exons ATGTCTGTCGCCATGGCGAAGCGTGAGACGGACAGCACCAGCCCGGTGGTTCGGCAGATAGACAAGCAGTTCCTGGTCTGCAGCATCTGTCTGGACCACTACCACAACCCTAAAGTCCTGCCCTGCCTACACACCTTCTGTGAGAA ATGCCTACAGAACTACATCCCCCCTCAGTCTCTGACACTATCGTGTCCAGTGTGTCGTCAGACGTCCATCCTGCCAGAGAAGGGCGTGGCCGCGCTGCAGAATAACTTCTTCATAACCAACCTGATGGAGGTGCTGCAGAGGGACCCAGAGTGTTCTCCTCCAGAGGCCTGCAGTGTGCTGGAGTCAGTCAGTGCTGCTGCCGCCTGCCAGCCGCTCTCCTGCCCCAACCACGAGGGCAAG GTGATGGAGTTCTACTGCGAGTCGTGTGAGACTGCCATGTGTCTGGAGTGTACTGAGGGAGAGCACAGGGAACATGTGACTGTCCCTCTGAGAGATGTCTTGGAGCAACAGAAAGCAGCCCTGAAGACCCAGCTGGATGCTATACGCAACAG GCTGCCCCAGCTGAGGGCTGCGATAGAGCTGGTAGGGGAGATCTCCAAGCGGCTGACTGACAGGAAGAACGAGGCGGTGACAGAGATCAGCAGTACCTTTGAGGAGCTAGAGAGGGCGCTACACCTAAGGAAGACCACCCTCATCACTGACCTGGAGAACATCTGCTGCACCAAGCAGAAG gtgCTCCAGgcccagctctcctctctcctgcagGGTAAGGACAACATCCAGAGCTGCAGTAGTTTTACGGAGCAGGCTCTGAGCCATGGCAGTGCTACAGAGGTTCTGCTGGTCCAGAAACAGATGGGAGAGAGGGTCAGCGCCCTGGCCCGACACACCTACCCAGAACAG CCCCATGAGAACAGCCATCTTGACTGCCAGGTGGAGACAGAGGGTCTTCGTCGTTCCATCCAGAATCTGGGTGTGCTCATCACCACAGGAGCCGTAGGCCACACCTCCGTTGCCACGGGAGAGGGACTACGCCACACCCTGGTTGGCCAGCACACCACCGTCACCGTGACGACCAAGGACAAGGACAGTGAGCTGGTGAAGACGGGCAACGCGGCGCTGCGGGCCGAGATCGTGTCGATGGACGGGGCGGTAACCACGGAGACAGAGGTGGTGGATAATAAGAATGGGACGTATGAG GTGGGCTATACCATGCGCTCTGAGGGGgagttctccttctctctcctcctgtacgACCAGCCGGTCAGGGGCAGTCCGTTCCGGCTGCGTGCGGTCAAGCCCTCGGACGTCCTGCAGTCTCCAGACGATGTGAAGAGGAGGGTGAAGAGTCCTAGTGGGACGGGGGGCCACATCCGACAGAAGGCTGTGAGGAGACCCTCCAGTATGTACAGCACCACCAAGAAGAAGGAGAACCCCATCGAGGATGAACTCATCTACAGAGTCG GAAccagagggagagataaagcAGAGTTTACAAACCTCCAGGGAATCTCCACTTCCAGCAACGGACGCATCGTAGTGGCTGACAGCAACAACCAGTGtatacag GTGTTCTCAAACGATGGGGCATTCAAGTTGAGGTTTGGGGTCAGGGGTCGGTCGCCGGGGCAACTGCAGCGCCCCACTGGGGTCACCGTGGATATGAACGGTGACATCATCGTGGCCGACTACGACAACCGCTGGGTCAGCATCTTCTCCTCCGACGGAAAGTTCAAG AGTAAGATCGGTGCGGGTCGTCTGATGGGCCCTAAGGGCGTGGCGGTGGACAGGAACGGACACATCATCACCGTGGACAACAAGGCCTGCTGCGTGTTCATCTTCCAGGCCAATGGGAAGCTGGTCACCAAGTTTGGAGCCAGGGGGACGTCAGACAGACAGTTCACAG aaaaaAGTGGTACAAACATTTCACTGGAACCCAAGCTGAGTAAATCTGGCCCTGCATTCA GTCCCCACTTTGTGGcgatcaacaacaaaaatgagATTGTGGTAACAGACTTCCACAATCATTCAGTGAAG GTGTACAGTGCAGACGGGGAGTTCCTGTTTAAGTTTGGTTCCCATGGCGAGGGGAACGGACAGTTCAACGCCCCGACGGGCGTTGCCGTGGACGCCAACGGGAACATCATCGTTGCTGACTGGGGGAACAGCAGAATACAG GTGTTTGATAGTTCCGGGTCGTTCCTGTCCTACATCAACACCACAGCAGACCCTCTCTATGGTCCACAGGGCCTGTCTCTCACCTCTGATGGACACGTGGCTGTGGCTGATTCTGGCAACCACTGCTTCAAGGTTTACCGCTACTTGCAGTAG